The Cherax quadricarinatus isolate ZL_2023a chromosome 31, ASM3850222v1, whole genome shotgun sequence genome contains a region encoding:
- the LOC128692142 gene encoding uncharacterized protein, which produces MADNVYTCEVCGKTFSRLCKLKRHTYVHMTDEGQLFRDEFAQLPDFIDTQQYEEMNPSLCMFSNKGISEGNQINDCQVFHKDEKTRESYKESIVNLITEEMQVLVDGRLYYECQVCKQRLKKKFFLKNHLRKHTGERPYKCKDCEKTFTFYQCLWNHSRKHTGEKRYKCNYCQKCFVYYQSLWNHKKFQLCKEPCVCGICGVKCAYFCQLKAHVKQHMDEIINGANLKVYGRIDFDERRFSANSSLESHKMQHSSNRPDPSKISQVMTDSPIIEGQLVMVDDGDHRQYNKGYKQCDACKKTFVYTKCLINHLKTHENKTFKCHVCEKSFTKLRDWKIHSRVHTSEKLYVCLVCDKSFIEYSDLLKHNKVHASKKTFKCGECGKCFLHSFNLKSHERVHSVRNPYKIRKHRKRPKCHSELQNNKNIPTEVKSEGRLCTESFANSNKLTLHCKMAHGDIIEKYRNKVYKCAVCGAVFVSKDDIMNHQKCIDSNICDKQFQCSYIICFHKSSYNYHKASQEFIESNEESDITMLGANHSSDIPNENEKSKEVLFILPENHEQNYLEIVEIELNNCQELFKLESNIYNIIEGVVEQVGESQGENDSVMKTNFVSRDQCVPVSNRSGERPGIPDKYILVGTAETVIQMRGGKQLSSTEVTTELTSSQESCVDTFPNGDVYNCTEHFVNNDSHPMELIVNGDSHDVEHVVNGDSHDVEHVVNGDSHDVEYTVNGDSLDIERIVNGDSHDIERIVNGDSHDMEHIVNGDNHRVAYTNNDSHYIEHFVNNDGHSIEHSVNNDSQRIEHSVNNDSQRIEHSVNNDSQRIEHSVNNDSQCIEHSVNNDSQRIEHSVNNDSQRIEHSVNNDCHRIEHSVNNDCHRIDHFVNNDCHRIEHSVNNDCHRIDHFVNNDCHRIDHFVNNDCHRIDHFVNNDGYHTEYVNNDGHHMDYVNNDCHRMEYVNNIGHRMEYVNNDGHRMENVNDDGHRMENVNDDGHRMEYVNNDGHRMEYVNNDGHRMEYVNNDGHRMEYVNNDGHRMEYVNNDSHRMEYVNNDGHRMEYVNNDGHRMEYVNNDGHRMEYVNNDGHRMEYVNNDGHRMEYVNNDGHRMEYVNNDDHRMAHFVSNNSHQMEQFVNNGNDDVEHFVNDSHSIGHFVKNNSVQCSVCGQVFSTLTAWVM; this is translated from the coding sequence ATGGCTGATAATGTTTACACTTGTGAAGTGTGCGGCAAAACATTTTCACGATTGTGCAAGCTAAAGAGGCACACATATGTCCATATGACAGATGAAGGTCAATTATTTAGGGATGAATTTGCACAATTGCCAGATTTCATTGATACCCAGCAGTATGAGGAGATGAATCCCAGTTTATGTATGTTTAGTAATAAAGGTATTAGTGAAGGTAACCAGATAAATGATTGTCAGGTCTTTCATAAAGACGAAAAAACAAGGGAATCTTACAAAGAAAGCATTGTTAATTTAATTACTGAAGAGATGCAAGTATTAGTTGATGGTAGACTTTATTACGAATGCCAGGTTTGCAAACAGAGATTAAAAAAGAAATTTTTCCTTAAGAATCACTTAAGAAAGCATACTGGAGAAAGACCTTACAAATGCAAGGATTGCGAGAAAACTTTTACATTTTACCAGTGTCTTTGGAATCACTCAAGAAAACACACAGGGGAAAAACGTTACAAATGTAATTATTGCCAGAAATGCTTTGTGTATTACCAGAGTCTTTGGAATCATAAAAAGTTTCAGTTATGTAAAGAGCCATGTGTGTGTGGCATTTGCGGTGTTAAGTGTGCATATTTTTGCCAACTCAAGGCTCATGTAAAGCAACACATGGATGAAATAATAAATGGTGCAAATTTGAAAGTATATGGTCGGATCGACTTTGACGAGAGAAGATTCAGTGCCAACTCATCTCTTGAGAGTCATAAAATGCAGCATTCTAGTAACAGACCAGATCCATCTAAAATCAGTCAAGTTATGACAGATTCACCAATAATTGAAGGACAATTAGTAATGGTAGATGATGGGGATCATAGGCAATATAATAAGGGATATAAGCAATGTGATGCCTGTAAGAAGACATTCGTGTACACAAAATGTCTTATTAACCATTTAAAAACCCATGAAAATAAAACATTTAAGTGTCATGTTTGTGAAAAGAGTTTTACAAAACTTAGAGATTGGAAGATTCACTCTAGAGTTCATACAAGTGAAAAGCTTTATGTATGTTTGGTGTGTGATAAATCATTCATTGAATACTCTGATCTTTTGAAGCATAATAAAGTACATGCAAGTAAAAAAACATTCAAATGCGGCGAGTGTGGCAAATGTTTTCTACATTCCTTTAATCTGAAGAGTCATGAACGAGTACATTCAGTTAGAAATCCATACAAAATAAGAAAACACAGAAAGAGACCAAAGTGCCACAGTGAACTACAAAACAACAAGAACATACCAACAGAAGTGAAGTCTGAAGGTAGGCTCTGCACAGAAAGTTTCGCAAACTCAAACAAACTAACTCTGCATTGTAAAATGGCACACGGGGACATAATTGAGAAATATAGGAATAAAGTATATAAATgtgcagtgtgtggggcagtttTTGTTTCAAAAGATGACATTATGAATCACCAAAAATGTATAGATTCCAATATTTGTGACAAGCAATTTCAATGTAGTTACATAATTTGCTTTCACAAAAGTTCATATAATTATCATAAGGCATCTCAGGAGTTTATTGAAAGTAATGAAGAAAGTGACATAACTATGCTGGGAGCAAATCATTCGAGTGATATCCCGAATGAAAATGAAAAAAGCAAGGAAGTGTTATTTATTTTGCCAGAAAATCACGAACAGAACTACCTGGAAATAGTTGAAATTGAACTTAATAATTGCCAAGAATTATTTAAGCTTGAAAGTaatatttacaatattattgAAGGCGTTGTAGAACAGGTAGGTGAATCCCAAGGAGAGAATGATTCAGTCATGAAAACAAATTTTGTTAGCCGTGATCAGTGTGTACCAGTATCCAACAGGTCTGGTGAAAGGCCAGGGATCCCAGATAAGTATATTTTAGTAGGAACTGCTGAGACTGTCATCCAAATGAGAGGCGGAAAACAATTATCTAGCACTGAAGTCACTACCGAACTTACATCATCTCAAGAGAGTTGTGTAGATACATTTCCTAATGGGGATGTATATAATTGTACGGAACATTTTGTGAATAATGACAGTCACCCCATGGAACTTATTGTGAATGGTGACAGTCACGACGTGGAACATGTTGTGAATGGTGACAGTCACGACGTGGAACATGTTGTGAATGGTGACAGTCACGACGTGGAATATACTGTGAATGGTGACAGTCTTGATATTGAACGTATTGTGAATGGTGACAGCCATGATATTGAACGTATTGTGAATGGTGACAGTCACGATATGGAACATATTGTTAATGGTGACAATCACCGCGTGGCATATACAAATAATGACAGTCACTATATTGAACATTTTGTGAATAATGACGGTCACAGCATTGAGCATTCTGTGAATAATGACAGTCAACGCATTGAACATTCTGTGAATAATGACAGTCAACGCATTGAACATTCTGTGAATAATGACAGTCAACGCATTGAACATTCTGTGAATAATGACAGTCAATGCATTGAACATTCTGTGAATAATGACAGTCAACGCATTGAACATTCTGTGAATAATGACAGTCAACGCATTGAACATTCTGTGAATAATGACTGTCACCGCATTGAACATTCTGTGAATAATGACTGTCACCGCATTGATCATTTTGTGAATAATGACTGTCACCGCATTGAACATTCTGTGAATAATGACTGTCACCGCATTGATCATTTTGTGAATAATGACTGTCACCGCATTGATCATTTTGTGAATAATGACTGTCACCGCATTGATCATTTTGTGAATAATGACGGTTACCACACGGAATACGTGAATAATGATGGTCACCACATGGATTATGTGAATAATGACTGTCACCGCATGGAGTACGTGAATAATATTGGCCACCGCATGGAGTATGTGAATAATGACGGTCATCGCATGGAGAATGTGAATGATGACGGTCATCGCATGGAGAATGTGAATGATGATGGTCATCGCATGGAGTATGTGAATAATGACGGTCATCGCATGGAGTATGTAAATAATGACGGTCATCGCATGGAGTATGTGAATAATGACGGTCATCGCATGGAGTATGTGAATAATGACGGTCATCGCATGGAGTATGTAAATAATGACAGTCATCGCATGGAGTATGTGAATAATGACGGTCATCGCATGGAGTATGTGAATAATGACGGTCATCGCATGGAGTATGTAAATAATGACGGTCATCGCATGGAGTATGTGAATAATGACGGTCATCGCATGGAGTATGTGAATAATGACGGTCATCGCATGGAGTATGTAAATAATGACGGTCATCGTATGGAGTATGTGAATAATGACGATCATCGCATGGCACACTTTGTGAGTAATAACAGTCACCAAATGGAGCAATTTGTTAATAATGGCAATGATGACGTGGAGCATTTTGTTAATGACAGTCATTCTATAGGACATTTTGTTAAGAATAACAGTGTTCAGTGTAGTGTATGCGGTCAAGTTTTCTCCACATTAACTGCATGGGTCATGTAA